A genomic segment from Stegostoma tigrinum isolate sSteTig4 chromosome 1, sSteTig4.hap1, whole genome shotgun sequence encodes:
- the skor2 gene encoding SKI family transcriptional corepressor 2 isoform X2, whose translation MESVSTALPAPSDVAPTGSFEQDSLNQQRSPHLPMKPNQVGQVILYGVPIVSLIIDNQERLCLAQISNTLLKNYSYNEIHNRRVALGITCVQCTPVQLEILRRAGAMPISSRRCGMITKREAERLCKSFLGENKPPKLPDNFAFDVSHECAWGSRGSFIPGRYNSSRAKCIKCTYCSMYFSPNKFIFHSHRTPEAKYTQPDAANFNSWRRHLRLTDKNPPQDLTYAWEDVKAMFNGGSRKRALPGHCGPLSSVKAVNSVISHMIGPELSQKRARFAEDEEDGGSAPSRKNLRSYPVIPVPSKGFGMLQKFPAASLFPNPYTFPAFGLCQKKDDADSLAGEPKQPGLSGLLWPARKDTFYPPLCMFWPPRAASGIPVPTYLQPQPSTITSVGESPNLRQTFLDVSDQSEAGSLTVAAPRDSLFDRDSLAGPGGQEHRLAAEGRLKPLDVSAFTARKQSYLSAFKPVVKDIESIAKLHGNAEDFGSERHPSPGTSCSYHSDSVASEEEQEVDVETNKLSADAQEEGIPLEQFTHNNSSSKLPQDSGFGGTEDPGHFCSSKMEPSVDKRESKEDPISDKGPTPCDPVSLEQPNYKDGLKNGTKKHSLYSKKDEDSFSIETKQQDCFTEESDSSGLGFWREPGGEQTQESTSPRSIKTDVENMEKEELQKVLLEQIDLRRRLEQEFQALKDNFQDQMKRELAYREEMVQQLQMKHMMKCTSFVRYKHRAKLHMQTSSIRRKIK comes from the exons ATGGAAAGCGTCTCGACTGCACTCCCAGCACCCAGTGACGTGGCACCGACAGGTTCCTTCGAACAGGATTCCCTGAACCAGCAGAgatctccccatctccccatgAAGCCAAACCAAGTGGGCCAGGTCATTCTGTACGGGGTGCCAATCGTGTCCCTCATCATCGACAACCAGGAGAGGCTGTGCCTGGCTCAGATCTCCAACACTCTGCTCAAAAACTACAGTTACAATGAAATCCACAACAGAAGGGTGGCTTTGGGGATCACCTGTGTGCAATGTACCCCGGTGCAGCTGGAGATCCTGCGCAGGGCTGGGGCCATGCCAATCTCGTCGCGGAGATGCGGCATGATCACCAAGAGAGAAGCCGAGAGACTTTGCAAGTCGTTTCTGGGCGAGAACAAGCCTCCGAAGCTGCCCGATAACTTTGCTTTCGACGTTAGCCATGAGTGTGCCTGGGGGAGCCGGGGCAGCTTCATCCCGGGCCGTTACAACAGCTCAAGGGCGAAGTGCATCAAATGCACGTACTGCAGTATGTACTTCTCTCCCAATAAGTTCATCTTCCACTCCCACCGCACGCCCGAAGCCAAGTACACCCAACCGGATGCCGCCAACTTCAATTCCTGGAGGCGACACCTCAGGCTGACCGATAAGAATCCTCCCCAAGACCTGACCTATGCCTGGGAAGATGTGAAGGCCATGTTTAACGGGGGCAGTCGGAAACGAGCCTTGCCTGGACATTGCGGCCCGCTCAGTTCCGTGAAGGCGGTGAACAGTGTGATCAGCCACATGATAGGCCCGGAGCTCTCCCAGAAGAGGGCCAGGTTTGCTGAGGACGAGGAAGACGGGGGCAGCGCCCCCTCTCGGAAGAACCTCCGCAGTTACCCGGTCATCCCGGTCCCCAGCAAAGGATTTGGGATGTTGCAGAAATTCCCGGCGGCCTCCCTGTTTCCCAACCCTTACACCTTCCCTGCTTTCGGGCTGTGCCAGAAGAAGGACGACGCTGACTCTCTGGCTGGCGAGCCGAAGCAGCCCGGACTATCGGGCCTCCTGTGGCCCGCCCGAAAGGACACTTTTTACCCGCCCTTGTGTATGTTCTGGCCCCCCAGGGCGGCCAGTGGCATCCCGGTGCCAACCTACCTACAGCCCCAACCCAGTACCATCACATCGGTGGGGGAGTCCCCGAATTTAAGGCAGACTTTCCTGGATGTGTCTGACCAAAGTGAAGCTGGTAGCCTGACCGTGGCCGCTCCCAGAGACAGCTTGTTTGACAGAGACAGCCTCGCCGGCCCGGGAGGCCAGGAGCACAGGCTAGCCGCTGAAGGCAGGCTCAAGCCCCTGGACGTGTCTGCTTTCACAGCCAGGAAGCAGAGCTACCTCTCGGCCTTCAAGCCCGTGGTGAAAGACATCGAGAGCATCGCCAAACTTCATGGCAACGCTGAGGACTTTGGCTCAGAGAGGCATCCCTCCCCGGGTACCAGCTGTAGTTACCACAGCGACAGCGTGGCGAGCGAGGAAGAGCAAGAGGTGGATGTCGAGACCAACAAACTCTCAGCAGATGCTCAGGAAGAGGGGATCCCTCTGGAGCAGTTCACCcacaacaacagcagcagcaaactGCCACAGGACAGCGGATTTGGAGGGACTGAAGACCCGGGACATTTCTGTAGCTCCAAAATGGAGCCAAGTGTCgacaagagagagagcaaggaaGATCCAATCAGTGATAAGGGACCCACTCCCTGCGATCCCGTATCATTGGAGCAGCCCAATTACAAAGAC GGTCTTAAAAATGGAACCAAAAAGCATTCACTGTACTCTAAAAAAGATGAAGATAGTTTTTCAA TTGAAACTAAACAGCAGGATTGTTTCACGGAGGAATCTGATAGCTCGGGGTTGGGGTTCTGGCGGGAACCTGGGG GTGAGCAGACACAAGAATCAACATCACCACGCTCTATCAAGACTGATGTGGAAAATATGGAGAAAG AAGAACTTCAGAAAGTGTTATTGGAACAGATTGACCTGAGGCGGAGGTTAGAACAGGAATTTCAGGCGTTAAAGG ATAACTTCCAGGACCAGATGAAGCGGGAGCTGGCGTACAGAGAGGAGATGGTGCAGCAATTACAGATG
- the skor2 gene encoding SKI family transcriptional corepressor 2 isoform X4 yields the protein MESVSTALPAPSDVAPTGSFEQDSLNQQRSPHLPMKPNQVGQVILYGVPIVSLIIDNQERLCLAQISNTLLKNYSYNEIHNRRVALGITCVQCTPVQLEILRRAGAMPISSRRCGMITKREAERLCKSFLGENKPPKLPDNFAFDVSHECAWGSRGSFIPGRYNSSRAKCIKCTYCSMYFSPNKFIFHSHRTPEAKYTQPDAANFNSWRRHLRLTDKNPPQDLTYAWEDVKAMFNGGSRKRALPGHCGPLSSVKAVNSVISHMIGPELSQKRARFAEDEEDGGSAPSRKNLRSYPVIPVPSKGFGMLQKFPAASLFPNPYTFPAFGLCQKKDDADSLAGEPKQPGLSGLLWPARKDTFYPPLCMFWPPRAASGIPVPTYLQPQPSTITSVGESPNLRQTFLDVSDQSEAGSLTVAAPRDSLFDRDSLAGPGGQEHRLAAEGRLKPLDVSAFTARKQSYLSAFKPVVKDIESIAKLHGNAEDFGSERHPSPGTSCSYHSDSVASEEEQEVDVETNKLSADAQEEGIPLEQFTHNNSSSKLPQDSGFGGTEDPGHFCSSKMEPSVDKRESKEDPISDKGPTPCDPVSLEQPNYKDGLKNGTKKHSLYSKKDEDSFSIETKQQDCFTEESDSSGLGFWREPGGEQTQESTSPRSIKTDVENMEKEELQKVLLEQIDLRRRLEQEFQALKDNFQDQMKRELAYREEMVQQLQMIPYAASLMRKERLSTQMNKS from the exons ATGGAAAGCGTCTCGACTGCACTCCCAGCACCCAGTGACGTGGCACCGACAGGTTCCTTCGAACAGGATTCCCTGAACCAGCAGAgatctccccatctccccatgAAGCCAAACCAAGTGGGCCAGGTCATTCTGTACGGGGTGCCAATCGTGTCCCTCATCATCGACAACCAGGAGAGGCTGTGCCTGGCTCAGATCTCCAACACTCTGCTCAAAAACTACAGTTACAATGAAATCCACAACAGAAGGGTGGCTTTGGGGATCACCTGTGTGCAATGTACCCCGGTGCAGCTGGAGATCCTGCGCAGGGCTGGGGCCATGCCAATCTCGTCGCGGAGATGCGGCATGATCACCAAGAGAGAAGCCGAGAGACTTTGCAAGTCGTTTCTGGGCGAGAACAAGCCTCCGAAGCTGCCCGATAACTTTGCTTTCGACGTTAGCCATGAGTGTGCCTGGGGGAGCCGGGGCAGCTTCATCCCGGGCCGTTACAACAGCTCAAGGGCGAAGTGCATCAAATGCACGTACTGCAGTATGTACTTCTCTCCCAATAAGTTCATCTTCCACTCCCACCGCACGCCCGAAGCCAAGTACACCCAACCGGATGCCGCCAACTTCAATTCCTGGAGGCGACACCTCAGGCTGACCGATAAGAATCCTCCCCAAGACCTGACCTATGCCTGGGAAGATGTGAAGGCCATGTTTAACGGGGGCAGTCGGAAACGAGCCTTGCCTGGACATTGCGGCCCGCTCAGTTCCGTGAAGGCGGTGAACAGTGTGATCAGCCACATGATAGGCCCGGAGCTCTCCCAGAAGAGGGCCAGGTTTGCTGAGGACGAGGAAGACGGGGGCAGCGCCCCCTCTCGGAAGAACCTCCGCAGTTACCCGGTCATCCCGGTCCCCAGCAAAGGATTTGGGATGTTGCAGAAATTCCCGGCGGCCTCCCTGTTTCCCAACCCTTACACCTTCCCTGCTTTCGGGCTGTGCCAGAAGAAGGACGACGCTGACTCTCTGGCTGGCGAGCCGAAGCAGCCCGGACTATCGGGCCTCCTGTGGCCCGCCCGAAAGGACACTTTTTACCCGCCCTTGTGTATGTTCTGGCCCCCCAGGGCGGCCAGTGGCATCCCGGTGCCAACCTACCTACAGCCCCAACCCAGTACCATCACATCGGTGGGGGAGTCCCCGAATTTAAGGCAGACTTTCCTGGATGTGTCTGACCAAAGTGAAGCTGGTAGCCTGACCGTGGCCGCTCCCAGAGACAGCTTGTTTGACAGAGACAGCCTCGCCGGCCCGGGAGGCCAGGAGCACAGGCTAGCCGCTGAAGGCAGGCTCAAGCCCCTGGACGTGTCTGCTTTCACAGCCAGGAAGCAGAGCTACCTCTCGGCCTTCAAGCCCGTGGTGAAAGACATCGAGAGCATCGCCAAACTTCATGGCAACGCTGAGGACTTTGGCTCAGAGAGGCATCCCTCCCCGGGTACCAGCTGTAGTTACCACAGCGACAGCGTGGCGAGCGAGGAAGAGCAAGAGGTGGATGTCGAGACCAACAAACTCTCAGCAGATGCTCAGGAAGAGGGGATCCCTCTGGAGCAGTTCACCcacaacaacagcagcagcaaactGCCACAGGACAGCGGATTTGGAGGGACTGAAGACCCGGGACATTTCTGTAGCTCCAAAATGGAGCCAAGTGTCgacaagagagagagcaaggaaGATCCAATCAGTGATAAGGGACCCACTCCCTGCGATCCCGTATCATTGGAGCAGCCCAATTACAAAGAC GGTCTTAAAAATGGAACCAAAAAGCATTCACTGTACTCTAAAAAAGATGAAGATAGTTTTTCAA TTGAAACTAAACAGCAGGATTGTTTCACGGAGGAATCTGATAGCTCGGGGTTGGGGTTCTGGCGGGAACCTGGGG GTGAGCAGACACAAGAATCAACATCACCACGCTCTATCAAGACTGATGTGGAAAATATGGAGAAAG AAGAACTTCAGAAAGTGTTATTGGAACAGATTGACCTGAGGCGGAGGTTAGAACAGGAATTTCAGGCGTTAAAGG ATAACTTCCAGGACCAGATGAAGCGGGAGCTGGCGTACAGAGAGGAGATGGTGCAGCAATTACAGATG
- the skor2 gene encoding SKI family transcriptional corepressor 2 isoform X3, with product MESVSTALPAPSDVAPTGSFEQDSLNQQRSPHLPMKPNQVGQVILYGVPIVSLIIDNQERLCLAQISNTLLKNYSYNEIHNRRVALGITCVQCTPVQLEILRRAGAMPISSRRCGMITKREAERLCKSFLGENKPPKLPDNFAFDVSHECAWGSRGSFIPGRYNSSRAKCIKCTYCSMYFSPNKFIFHSHRTPEAKYTQPDAANFNSWRRHLRLTDKNPPQDLTYAWEDVKAMFNGGSRKRALPGHCGPLSSVKAVNSVISHMIGPELSQKRARFAEDEEDGGSAPSRKNLRSYPVIPVPSKGFGMLQKFPAASLFPNPYTFPAFGLCQKKDDADSLAGEPKQPGLSGLLWPARKDTFYPPLCMFWPPRAASGIPVPTYLQPQPSTITSVGESPNLRQTFLDVSDQSEAGSLTVAAPRDSLFDRDSLAGPGGQEHRLAAEGRLKPLDVSAFTARKQSYLSAFKPVVKDIESIAKLHGNAEDFGSERHPSPGTSCSYHSDSVASEEEQEVDVETNKLSADAQEEGIPLEQFTHNNSSSKLPQDSGFGGTEDPGHFCSSKMEPSVDKRESKEDPISDKGPTPCDPVSLEQPNYKDGLKNGTKKHSLYSKKDEDSFSIETKQQDCFTEESDSSGLGFWREPGGEQTQESTSPRSIKTDVENMEKEELQKVLLEQIDLRRRLEQEFQALKGNASFTVVNNFQDQMKRELAYREEMVQQLQMIPYAASLMRKERLSTQMNKS from the exons ATGGAAAGCGTCTCGACTGCACTCCCAGCACCCAGTGACGTGGCACCGACAGGTTCCTTCGAACAGGATTCCCTGAACCAGCAGAgatctccccatctccccatgAAGCCAAACCAAGTGGGCCAGGTCATTCTGTACGGGGTGCCAATCGTGTCCCTCATCATCGACAACCAGGAGAGGCTGTGCCTGGCTCAGATCTCCAACACTCTGCTCAAAAACTACAGTTACAATGAAATCCACAACAGAAGGGTGGCTTTGGGGATCACCTGTGTGCAATGTACCCCGGTGCAGCTGGAGATCCTGCGCAGGGCTGGGGCCATGCCAATCTCGTCGCGGAGATGCGGCATGATCACCAAGAGAGAAGCCGAGAGACTTTGCAAGTCGTTTCTGGGCGAGAACAAGCCTCCGAAGCTGCCCGATAACTTTGCTTTCGACGTTAGCCATGAGTGTGCCTGGGGGAGCCGGGGCAGCTTCATCCCGGGCCGTTACAACAGCTCAAGGGCGAAGTGCATCAAATGCACGTACTGCAGTATGTACTTCTCTCCCAATAAGTTCATCTTCCACTCCCACCGCACGCCCGAAGCCAAGTACACCCAACCGGATGCCGCCAACTTCAATTCCTGGAGGCGACACCTCAGGCTGACCGATAAGAATCCTCCCCAAGACCTGACCTATGCCTGGGAAGATGTGAAGGCCATGTTTAACGGGGGCAGTCGGAAACGAGCCTTGCCTGGACATTGCGGCCCGCTCAGTTCCGTGAAGGCGGTGAACAGTGTGATCAGCCACATGATAGGCCCGGAGCTCTCCCAGAAGAGGGCCAGGTTTGCTGAGGACGAGGAAGACGGGGGCAGCGCCCCCTCTCGGAAGAACCTCCGCAGTTACCCGGTCATCCCGGTCCCCAGCAAAGGATTTGGGATGTTGCAGAAATTCCCGGCGGCCTCCCTGTTTCCCAACCCTTACACCTTCCCTGCTTTCGGGCTGTGCCAGAAGAAGGACGACGCTGACTCTCTGGCTGGCGAGCCGAAGCAGCCCGGACTATCGGGCCTCCTGTGGCCCGCCCGAAAGGACACTTTTTACCCGCCCTTGTGTATGTTCTGGCCCCCCAGGGCGGCCAGTGGCATCCCGGTGCCAACCTACCTACAGCCCCAACCCAGTACCATCACATCGGTGGGGGAGTCCCCGAATTTAAGGCAGACTTTCCTGGATGTGTCTGACCAAAGTGAAGCTGGTAGCCTGACCGTGGCCGCTCCCAGAGACAGCTTGTTTGACAGAGACAGCCTCGCCGGCCCGGGAGGCCAGGAGCACAGGCTAGCCGCTGAAGGCAGGCTCAAGCCCCTGGACGTGTCTGCTTTCACAGCCAGGAAGCAGAGCTACCTCTCGGCCTTCAAGCCCGTGGTGAAAGACATCGAGAGCATCGCCAAACTTCATGGCAACGCTGAGGACTTTGGCTCAGAGAGGCATCCCTCCCCGGGTACCAGCTGTAGTTACCACAGCGACAGCGTGGCGAGCGAGGAAGAGCAAGAGGTGGATGTCGAGACCAACAAACTCTCAGCAGATGCTCAGGAAGAGGGGATCCCTCTGGAGCAGTTCACCcacaacaacagcagcagcaaactGCCACAGGACAGCGGATTTGGAGGGACTGAAGACCCGGGACATTTCTGTAGCTCCAAAATGGAGCCAAGTGTCgacaagagagagagcaaggaaGATCCAATCAGTGATAAGGGACCCACTCCCTGCGATCCCGTATCATTGGAGCAGCCCAATTACAAAGAC GGTCTTAAAAATGGAACCAAAAAGCATTCACTGTACTCTAAAAAAGATGAAGATAGTTTTTCAA TTGAAACTAAACAGCAGGATTGTTTCACGGAGGAATCTGATAGCTCGGGGTTGGGGTTCTGGCGGGAACCTGGGG GTGAGCAGACACAAGAATCAACATCACCACGCTCTATCAAGACTGATGTGGAAAATATGGAGAAAG AAGAACTTCAGAAAGTGTTATTGGAACAGATTGACCTGAGGCGGAGGTTAGAACAGGAATTTCAGGCGTTAAAGGGTAACGCTTCTTTCACTGTTGTCA ATAACTTCCAGGACCAGATGAAGCGGGAGCTGGCGTACAGAGAGGAGATGGTGCAGCAATTACAGATG
- the skor2 gene encoding SKI family transcriptional corepressor 2 isoform X1 has translation MESVSTALPAPSDVAPTGSFEQDSLNQQRSPHLPMKPNQVGQVILYGVPIVSLIIDNQERLCLAQISNTLLKNYSYNEIHNRRVALGITCVQCTPVQLEILRRAGAMPISSRRCGMITKREAERLCKSFLGENKPPKLPDNFAFDVSHECAWGSRGSFIPGRYNSSRAKCIKCTYCSMYFSPNKFIFHSHRTPEAKYTQPDAANFNSWRRHLRLTDKNPPQDLTYAWEDVKAMFNGGSRKRALPGHCGPLSSVKAVNSVISHMIGPELSQKRARFAEDEEDGGSAPSRKNLRSYPVIPVPSKGFGMLQKFPAASLFPNPYTFPAFGLCQKKDDADSLAGEPKQPGLSGLLWPARKDTFYPPLCMFWPPRAASGIPVPTYLQPQPSTITSVGESPNLRQTFLDVSDQSEAGSLTVAAPRDSLFDRDSLAGPGGQEHRLAAEGRLKPLDVSAFTARKQSYLSAFKPVVKDIESIAKLHGNAEDFGSERHPSPGTSCSYHSDSVASEEEQEVDVETNKLSADAQEEGIPLEQFTHNNSSSKLPQDSGFGGTEDPGHFCSSKMEPSVDKRESKEDPISDKGPTPCDPVSLEQPNYKDGLKNGTKKHSLYSKKDEDSFSIETKQQDCFTEESDSSGLGFWREPGGEQTQESTSPRSIKTDVENMEKEELQKVLLEQIDLRRRLEQEFQALKGNASFTVVNNFQDQMKRELAYREEMVQQLQMKHMMKCTSFVRYKHRAKLHMQTSSIRRKIK, from the exons ATGGAAAGCGTCTCGACTGCACTCCCAGCACCCAGTGACGTGGCACCGACAGGTTCCTTCGAACAGGATTCCCTGAACCAGCAGAgatctccccatctccccatgAAGCCAAACCAAGTGGGCCAGGTCATTCTGTACGGGGTGCCAATCGTGTCCCTCATCATCGACAACCAGGAGAGGCTGTGCCTGGCTCAGATCTCCAACACTCTGCTCAAAAACTACAGTTACAATGAAATCCACAACAGAAGGGTGGCTTTGGGGATCACCTGTGTGCAATGTACCCCGGTGCAGCTGGAGATCCTGCGCAGGGCTGGGGCCATGCCAATCTCGTCGCGGAGATGCGGCATGATCACCAAGAGAGAAGCCGAGAGACTTTGCAAGTCGTTTCTGGGCGAGAACAAGCCTCCGAAGCTGCCCGATAACTTTGCTTTCGACGTTAGCCATGAGTGTGCCTGGGGGAGCCGGGGCAGCTTCATCCCGGGCCGTTACAACAGCTCAAGGGCGAAGTGCATCAAATGCACGTACTGCAGTATGTACTTCTCTCCCAATAAGTTCATCTTCCACTCCCACCGCACGCCCGAAGCCAAGTACACCCAACCGGATGCCGCCAACTTCAATTCCTGGAGGCGACACCTCAGGCTGACCGATAAGAATCCTCCCCAAGACCTGACCTATGCCTGGGAAGATGTGAAGGCCATGTTTAACGGGGGCAGTCGGAAACGAGCCTTGCCTGGACATTGCGGCCCGCTCAGTTCCGTGAAGGCGGTGAACAGTGTGATCAGCCACATGATAGGCCCGGAGCTCTCCCAGAAGAGGGCCAGGTTTGCTGAGGACGAGGAAGACGGGGGCAGCGCCCCCTCTCGGAAGAACCTCCGCAGTTACCCGGTCATCCCGGTCCCCAGCAAAGGATTTGGGATGTTGCAGAAATTCCCGGCGGCCTCCCTGTTTCCCAACCCTTACACCTTCCCTGCTTTCGGGCTGTGCCAGAAGAAGGACGACGCTGACTCTCTGGCTGGCGAGCCGAAGCAGCCCGGACTATCGGGCCTCCTGTGGCCCGCCCGAAAGGACACTTTTTACCCGCCCTTGTGTATGTTCTGGCCCCCCAGGGCGGCCAGTGGCATCCCGGTGCCAACCTACCTACAGCCCCAACCCAGTACCATCACATCGGTGGGGGAGTCCCCGAATTTAAGGCAGACTTTCCTGGATGTGTCTGACCAAAGTGAAGCTGGTAGCCTGACCGTGGCCGCTCCCAGAGACAGCTTGTTTGACAGAGACAGCCTCGCCGGCCCGGGAGGCCAGGAGCACAGGCTAGCCGCTGAAGGCAGGCTCAAGCCCCTGGACGTGTCTGCTTTCACAGCCAGGAAGCAGAGCTACCTCTCGGCCTTCAAGCCCGTGGTGAAAGACATCGAGAGCATCGCCAAACTTCATGGCAACGCTGAGGACTTTGGCTCAGAGAGGCATCCCTCCCCGGGTACCAGCTGTAGTTACCACAGCGACAGCGTGGCGAGCGAGGAAGAGCAAGAGGTGGATGTCGAGACCAACAAACTCTCAGCAGATGCTCAGGAAGAGGGGATCCCTCTGGAGCAGTTCACCcacaacaacagcagcagcaaactGCCACAGGACAGCGGATTTGGAGGGACTGAAGACCCGGGACATTTCTGTAGCTCCAAAATGGAGCCAAGTGTCgacaagagagagagcaaggaaGATCCAATCAGTGATAAGGGACCCACTCCCTGCGATCCCGTATCATTGGAGCAGCCCAATTACAAAGAC GGTCTTAAAAATGGAACCAAAAAGCATTCACTGTACTCTAAAAAAGATGAAGATAGTTTTTCAA TTGAAACTAAACAGCAGGATTGTTTCACGGAGGAATCTGATAGCTCGGGGTTGGGGTTCTGGCGGGAACCTGGGG GTGAGCAGACACAAGAATCAACATCACCACGCTCTATCAAGACTGATGTGGAAAATATGGAGAAAG AAGAACTTCAGAAAGTGTTATTGGAACAGATTGACCTGAGGCGGAGGTTAGAACAGGAATTTCAGGCGTTAAAGGGTAACGCTTCTTTCACTGTTGTCA ATAACTTCCAGGACCAGATGAAGCGGGAGCTGGCGTACAGAGAGGAGATGGTGCAGCAATTACAGATG